A single genomic interval of Pseudomonadales bacterium harbors:
- a CDS encoding HAD family hydrolase: protein MALAIFDLDNTLINGDSDHAWGEFLVQQGYVDADYYQDKNDYFYQQYQQGSLDIDEYLQFALKPLTTQPRATLEGWQQQFMQSVIAPMMLPKAQALLQQHRDAGDYLLIISATNSFVTRPIAKALQVDDILSSDPEEIEGRFTGKVSGVPCFQEGKISRLQQWLSDKPLSLEGSYFYSDSINDLPLLKVVDQPVVVDADARLLQEAKLRNWPIISLR from the coding sequence ATGGCTTTAGCAATTTTTGACCTCGACAATACCCTTATTAATGGCGATAGCGACCATGCCTGGGGCGAATTTTTGGTACAGCAGGGTTATGTTGATGCTGACTACTACCAAGATAAGAACGATTATTTTTATCAGCAATATCAGCAAGGTAGCCTTGATATCGATGAATATTTGCAGTTTGCGCTAAAGCCTTTAACGACGCAGCCACGTGCTACCCTTGAAGGCTGGCAACAGCAGTTCATGCAAAGCGTGATTGCACCGATGATGCTACCTAAAGCACAAGCGCTTTTACAGCAGCATCGAGACGCTGGCGATTATCTATTGATCATCTCAGCTACCAACAGTTTTGTAACGCGGCCGATAGCGAAGGCCTTACAGGTTGATGATATTTTGTCTTCAGATCCAGAGGAGATTGAGGGGCGTTTCACTGGCAAAGTGAGCGGCGTGCCCTGCTTTCAGGAAGGCAAGATCAGTCGTTTACAGCAATGGCTGAGTGACAAGCCATTGAGCCTTGAGGGTAGCTATTTTTACTCTGATTCAATCAATGACCTACCCTTATTAAAAGTGGTCGACCAGCCTGTGGTGGTTGATGCCGATGCACGTTTGCTGCAAGAGGCTAAGCTACGAAACTGGCCGATTATCTCTCTGCGATAA